The following proteins are encoded in a genomic region of Penaeus chinensis breed Huanghai No. 1 chromosome 10, ASM1920278v2, whole genome shotgun sequence:
- the LOC125029627 gene encoding LOW QUALITY PROTEIN: homogentisate 1,2-dioxygenase-like (The sequence of the model RefSeq protein was modified relative to this genomic sequence to represent the inferred CDS: deleted 1 base in 1 codon): protein MSKEELKYLSGFGSEFATEALPGALPEGQNNPQVCPYGLYAEQLSGTAFTAPRETNKRAWFYRIRPSVVHKPFAPIKHKYLDCSFDKRHPNPNQLRWNPFDIPAEPTDFVEGLRTVCGAGNPTVRHGCIIHVYACNKSMGDSAFQNSDGDFLIVPQQGVLDITTEYGRLRVSPNEICVVQSGMRFNVAVQGPTRGYILEVYDGHFVLPNLGPIGANGLANPRDFLTPVAWYEDREAADYRIINKYQGHLFEALQGHSPFDVVAWHGNYVPYKYNLKHFMVINATAFDHADPSIFTVLTCPSTKPGVAIADFVIFPPRWAVQEHTFRPPYYHRNCMSEFMGLIFGNYEAKEEGFRPGGASLHSMMIPHGPDAQCFEGASKCDLTPVRVADGTQSFMFETSLGLALTEWGEDTCRKVDASYFECWQGLKKNFDPNWKPEKKE, encoded by the exons TACCTGAGCGGTTTTGGCTCCGAGTTCGCCACTGAGGCCCTTCCAGGAGCTCTTCCCGAGGGCCAGAACAACCCGCAAGTATGTCCGTACGGCCTCTATGCTGAGCAGCTCTCCGGCACTGCGTTCACGG CGCCTCGGGAGACCAACAAGAGAGCTTGGTTCTACAGGATCAGGCCCTCCGTC GTCCACAAGCCGTTCGCGCCCATCAAGCACAAGTACCTAGACTGCAGCTTCGACAAACGTCATCCGAATCCCAACCAG CTGCGATGGAATCCCTTCGACATTCCCGCGGAGCCGACGGACTTCGTGGAGGGCTTGAGGACCGTGTGTGGCGCCGGAAACCCAACTGTGCGTCACGGCTGCATCATCCACGTCTACGCTTGCAACAAGTCGATGGGAGACTCCGCCTTCCAGAACAGCGACGGAGATTTTCTTATTG TTCCGCAGCAGGGAGTACTGGACATCACCACAGAATACGGCCGCCTTCGCGTGAGCCCCAATGAGATCTGTGTGGTTCAGTCGGGAATGAGGTTCAACGTGGCCGTTCAAGGTCCTACTCGAGGGTACATACTCGAGGTATACGACGGCCACTTCGTCCTGCCGAATTTGGGTCCCATTG GTGCCAACGGCCTGGCCAACCCGCGCGACTTCCTGACGCCCGTTGCTTGGTACGAGGATAGGGAGGCCGCTGACTACCGCATCATTAACAAGTATCAG GGGCACCTGTTCGAGGCACTCCAGGGGCATTCGCCCTTCGACGTGGTGGCTTGGCACGGCAACTACGTCCCCTACAAGTACAACCTAAAGCACTTCATGGTTATCAACGCAACGGCCTTCGATCACGCT GATCCGTCCATCTTCACGGTGCTGACCTGTCCCAGCACGAAGCCGGGCGTCGCCATCGCCGACTTCGTCATCTTCCCACCGCGCTGGGCCGTTCAGGAGCACACCTTCCGCCCGCCGTACTACCACC GTAACTGCATGAGCGAGTTCATGGGCCTCATCTTCGGCAACTACGAGGCCAAGGAAGAAGGATTCAGACCTGGGGGCGCCTCCCTGCACTCCATGATGATCCCACACGGACCTGACGCCCAGTGCTTCGAGGGAGCCTCCAAGTGCGATCTCACGCCCGTCAGGGTAGCGGACGGCACGCAG TCGTTCATGTTCGAGACGAGCCTGGGCCTGGCGCTGACGGAGTGGGGCGAGGACACCTGCCGCAAGGTCGACGCCAGCTACTTCGAGTGCTGGCAGGGCCTCAAGAAGAACTTTGACCCGAACTGGAAGCCTGAGAAGAAGGAGTGA